In Asterias rubens chromosome 10, eAstRub1.3, whole genome shotgun sequence, the following proteins share a genomic window:
- the LOC117295518 gene encoding protein fem-1 homolog B-like — MPIYSPLPPPIQEPQLQSISVLSRRVFNAAKHGKAITLGALLHDKSPAITKLVLSELIENDDYKCTSLVAAARNGHNTVVKLLLDQYGVDTEQTGTVKFNGYVIEGATALWSAAGAGHYDVVQSLVQHKADVNHSTVSDSTPLRAACYDGKLDVVKCLVQNNANIHKPNKYGNTCIMIASYKGHYDVVTYLLANGGDVNAQANCGASAMHFTAECGRLEIVKLLVQHDAKMLKNEHGLTPLMVACDNGMAEVAEFLMSLPEVSKTEKIQALELLGSSYANDKEHYDIAKTYHYFYLAMLHRYLDTEDSKVIKEPTEPHAAYGNHRECATLKELKDIKNEHFSLQMEALIIRERILGQQNPELLHPIIFRGAVCADSMQFANCITLWKHAMDIRQRLTRSIQKDILRFAQVFSQMIHIGEDVSFVDIYHILTAALMELESWQDKLKSAQEEVEMKMLQSVFDADILTTLYILMVISNSNVTKTKEQEYLYKKLVYHFISIDPRTSNGSSPLHMAVNQLTVVDDFHTNNICYFPCVKLVELFLECGADPNKTDNLGSTPLHVVVQYNKPISDFMTLHSIIVLLAKGGCHLDRTNHEGKTACEVSTTSVAEIILIAHIKPSLKCIAARTVKKHGLKYKGFVPQTLENFIELH, encoded by the coding sequence ATGCCAATTTATTCACCTCTCCCGCCACCAATACAGGAACCCCAATTGCAAAGTATTTCTGTGTTGAGTCGGCGAGTGTTCAACGCAGCAAAACATGGTAAGGCCATAACTTTGGGGGCGCTACTTCACGACAAGTCGCCGGCAATAACAAAGTTAGTTCTTTCCGAATTGATCGAGAATGACGATTACAAATGTACCTCGTTAGTTGCTGCTGCTCGAAACGGGCACAACACTGTGGTGAAATTGTTACTTGACCAGTATGGTGTAGACACAGAGCAGACAGGGACAGTTAAATTCAATGGGTATGTCATTGAGGGCGCTACGGCTCTATGGAGTGCCGCAGGTGCTGGTCACTACGACGTTGTGCAGTCCTTGGTTCAACACAAAGCGGATGTGAACCACTCCACAGTGTCAGATTCCACACCACTGAGGGCAGCATGCTACGATGGAAAGTTGGACGTGGTGAAATGCTTGGTGCAGAATAACGCCAATATTCACAAGCCTAACAAATATGGCAACACGTGCATCATGATAGCAAGCTACAAAGGACATTACGATGTTGTGACGTACCTTCTGGCTAATGGGGGAGACGTGAATGCCCAGGCTAACTGTGGTGCTTCAGCGATGCATTTTACGGCCGAGTGTGGTCGGTTGGAAATAGTGAAGCTTCTTGTGCAACATGATGCTAAAATGCTCAAGAACGAGCACGGACTAACGCCACTCATGGTCGCCTGTGATAACGGCATGGCCGAGGTTGCCGAGTTTCTTATGTCTTTGCCAGAAGTTTCCAAGACAGAGAAAATCCAGGCTCTTGAATTACTGGGATCATCCTATGCAAACGACAAGGAACATTATGACATCGCTAAGACATATCATTATTTTTACCTGGCTATGCTGCATCGATACCTAGACACGGAAGACAGTAAAGTCATCAAGGAACCAACTGAACCACATGCGGCGTACGGCAACCATAGAGAATGTGCAACATTGAAGGAGCTCAAAGATATCAAGAATGAACACTTTTCTCTTCAGATGGAGGCGTTGATCATTCGAGAACGAATCCTCGGCCAGCAGAATCCAGAACTTCTCCATCCGATCATCTTCAGAGGGGCGGTATGTGCAGACAGCATGCAGTTTGCAAACTGCATCACACTATGGAAGCACGCTATGGACATCCGGCAGCGGCTGACTCGCTCCATCCAGAAGGACATCCTACGCTTCGCTCAAGTCTTCTCGCAGATGATCCACATTGGGGAGGACGTCTCCTTTGTGGACATTTACCATATACTCACAGCTGCGTTGATGGAGCTTGAAAGCTGGCAGGACAAACTGAAATCTGCCCAAGAAGAGGTGGAGATGAAAATGTTGCAAAGTGTATTTGATGCCGACATTCTCACAACACTCTACATCTTGATGGTCATATCTAACAGCAACGTTACGAAAACAAAAGAGCAAGAGTATTTGTATAAGAAACTTGTGTACCACTTTATCTCTATCGACCCAAGAACTTCTAACGGATCCAGCCCGCTACACATGGCAGTCAATCAGCTCACGGTAGTGGATGATTTTCACACGAATAACATCTGTTATTTTCCCTGTGTCAAACTCGTGGAGTTGTTTCTTGAATGCGGTGCAGATCCTAACAAGACGGACAATCTTGGCAGTACCCCCCTCCATGTTGTTGTCCAGTACAATAAGCCGATAAGTGACTTCATGACCCTGCACTCGATCATTGTGCTCTTGGCCAAAGGTGGCTGTCATTTGGATAGGACTAACCATGAAGGAAAGACAGCCTGTGAGGTATCAACGACCAGTGTAGCGGAGATAATACTTATCGCTCACATCAAACCGTCGCTCAAGTGTATCGCTGCTAGAACGGTTAAAAAACATGGATTGAAATACAAGGGTTTTGTACCCCAGACACTAGAGAATTTTATTGAACTACACTGA